The following are from one region of the Theropithecus gelada isolate Dixy chromosome 6, Tgel_1.0, whole genome shotgun sequence genome:
- the LOC112627076 gene encoding LOW QUALITY PROTEIN: short transmembrane mitochondrial protein 1 (The sequence of the model RefSeq protein was modified relative to this genomic sequence to represent the inferred CDS: inserted 1 base in 1 codon), translated as MLQFLLGFTLANVVGMYLAQNYDVPNLAKXKKDLKPGRKKPPSR; from the exons ATGCTCCAGTTCCTACTTGGATTCACTTTGGCCAACGTGGTTGGAATGTATCTGGCTCAGAACTATGATGTACCAAAcctggcta aaaaaaaggacttgaaGCCAGGAAGAAAGAAACCCCCTAGTCGATGA